The genomic interval tcttgctctgataccataaagtTATTTAATAAACAAAGAGTAATGGCAGAAATCCCCTTTAATCATATGGAGGAAATAAGGTCtcgtatatataaaataattacacTTGTGTGTTCCTATAAAATAGGAAAGAATCAAAATACatatattcaaaatatatttatatgtatctACAACTACATCAATCGGATATTGTGGAACGGTATATCTATAGTTATATCAATCTGAAACCGAAATTGATTTAGCAAATGTCATGGAGAATCTTCGATTCTCCTTTAtcacctttattattattacttctCGTTATTTTGGACCCTTCTCCCAAAGATTACAACAAATACAAtcaagagaaaaaataaaaatatgaacaaACATGTGTACCTGCACAAATTCACACttacaagggaaaaaaaaaattatataatttcctttttgaggggaaaaaaaaaaaggttcttcactaagaaacaaaaataaaaaggttTACACTTAATTATGCACCAAAACCCAAATGCTTTATGCCCACCGCGTGTGATTATATAAATGATAAGAAATTGGAGGATTTGATAGGCATACAATTCAGTCAGAGTGGACTGCGGATTGACTAAGCATGCATTGGATTCATTAATCTAATCTAATGCCCATTTTGATGTAAGCTTGAACGTGGAATTGAGGGAGTCCACAAAATGCTACCTAATCTATCGGCCGCAGCAACTTTTCACTTTGCCCTTGTACAGCAGCTAGAGCTGCGGTCCTCTGCGTCCATTAActgattattttataaaattcaaCTTGTCTAAACTTATAAAAGTCCGTTTTTGATTTCAATAGGCTCAACATTTGGCCTCTATAgaaattaactaattaaaaatttacataaataaGTGAGgtcataaatatattaattttatatttacttATTAGCAGTAGACCAAATTCCTAAAATTAGATTTACAAATCAATTAAATTGTTCATGATCTCCTCATGAACTCATGCAAAAGgcttgttcaaatctatgtatTTGCATACATTTATATTTGTACGTTTATTTAATAAATAGGTTAAACCTCTCAATATGTCAAATTTTAGTTCATTTGTGTTGTGAAAAATTCATATATGATCGTGtttattggcttaagatcttTTTAGAAGCTTgttgattattttatttaaagatttGAATAAGAGTGGAGATAAAAATGTCATTTACTAGTTATCACTTTGCTCTCTTTTGATCTTCATTTTCCACTTTTATAAGCAAACTTATGGACATTCAAAATTTGCCTTGATGTGACCCACTCCATATTTTTAAggcttatttttatatttaaatttgggCAAAAATAGTTCAACAGTGAATTAATTGACTAGGAATAGTAATATAAATGacaatagtaatagtaataataataaaaataaaagcaacGGTTCAACACCGGCATCTCCAAGGGCAGGCGTCAGCAAGAAAAATTCATATTCAAACTTAAATTTCCACTCTGCCTTTTACTCAAGAGTATGCTaactaatatattaaataaaatatatagatcTCACTGAAAAAGTTTGAATATTCTCACTTTACCCACACTATTTATAGCAAAGCCCAAGCATGCATTTTCCTCACACACCTTCATCCCCTACTGATTCTTCTTCCATCCTCTACAACACCAGTACTGAAACCATGTTGGGCTCAATTCGAGCAGAGTTTGGTTCCAACATTAACGACGTCGTTCCCCAAGTAATCATCGGCGTTATTTCTGTCACTTTACTCTCCCTCATCTGGCTTCTCCCCAAGAAGCCCAAGAAGACTCAAACGGCGCCGTTGCCGCCGGGCCCCTACGGCCTGCCGTTGCTCGGCTACATTCCGTTCCTCGACACCCACCTCTGCCGCTGCTTCACCAACCTCGCCGCCGCCCACGGCCCCATCTTCAAGCTCTGGCTCGGGACCAAGATGTGCGTGGTCGTGAACTCGCCGGAGATGATGAGAGAGGTCATGCGAGACCAGGACCAGACGTTCGCCAACCGCGATCCTACCATCTCTCAGCGCATCTTCTCCCACGACGGCAATGACATCGCCTTTGCGCCCTACGGCGCCGACTGGCGGCTACTGCGGAAGGTGGTGTTGGTTCCTTGCTTTTTTGCTACTTCAAGTCGAAATCGCTTATTTGTACTTCATTTTATAGAGTAAATTTTGTTTTtgatgacatgtctcatcgagAAACTATTAAATACGTCGAgtgtatacatatattttattaaaacaaacaaattttatatacatggtgaaaaaaatattattaaatccaattaatatttctttttctgttcaattagtttattaatttattgtaattatttttccGCAGGTGTTCGTGAGGGAGCTCCTGAGCAACGCCAACCTCGACGACTCCTACGCGCTGCGGCGGCGGGAGGTGAGGAACGCCGCAAGGACAGTATACGGGAAGGCGGGGGCGCCAGTTGATATTGGGGAGCTGGCGTTCCTGACGTCGTTCGACGCGGTGACGAGCATGCTGTGGGGCGGAACCCTGGGCGCGGAGGAGGGGAAAAGTTTCGGGTCGGAGTTTCGGCAGGTGGTGATGGCGATCGTGGGGCTGGTGACTAAGCCGAACGTGTCGGACTTTTTTCCGGCACTGGCGAGGTTGGATTTGCAGGGTATAGAGAAGGAGATGAGGAAGATAATGTCGCATATTGACAGGATCTTCGATTTTGCGCTGGACAGAAGGGTTAAAATGGGTATGGGGAAGCGAAGAGAGGGTAATGGTGAAGAGGATGGAGGGAAGGATTTCTTGCAGTTCCTGGTagaacttagagagaaggagcgTGCTACTGGTGAATCCATTACGCTCATGCAAACCAAGGCCATGCTCTGGGTAAGTTTAGTTTTGCAAGCACGCTGATGATCAGTCCTATTTAATCTTTACCGATTAACGGttatcttctttttgttttcgTTTTTTTAACTGTTATGAAAATATAAGGTGACTATCTCGATTGCATGTGCGTTCTACTGCACACGTCCATTCCCTCTACAATTAATGattaaaaatctaaaatttaaattgtttcTTCATTCCATATGTATGTCCCTAGAAAAAGTACATCTCACATTCTTACTACTTTTTACTTTTTAAGAAAACATTTTCAAATTTAAAGATTTCTAACAAAGAAATTTCACACTTTAACATAAGAATTTTTCCagaatatttttgagatttttcgAGAGTTTCTTTCTAACAtgagaattttaattttaattagcATAATCTTCACGGAATTTTTTACGAATTTGTTTGCTATGTACGTGGCCTATGGCAGGACATTGTGGCAGCCGGGACCGACACAACAGCAACGACGGTAGAATGGGCCATGGCCGAAGTGATGAACCACCCAGAGATCCTACAGAAATTGCACGAAGAACTTGCGAACGTGGTGGGTCCCAACAACGCAGTCGAAGAGGCTCATCTCTCCAAATTAACATACCTAAACGCCGTCGTTAAGGAGACTCTCCGGCTGCACCCGGCATTCCCCTTCCTGATCCCACACAGCCCCAGCGAGACCACCGTCGTGGGCGGCTACACCATCCCCAAGGGCACTCGGGTCTTCATCAACGTCTGGGCCGTCCAGAGGGATCCGAAAATTTGGCCTGACCCGTTGGAGTTCCGACCTGATAGGTTCTTGGGCAGTGACGCCGGCAGAATGGACTACTTGGGCAAGAACTACCATTATCTGCCGTTTGGGTCGGGTCGGCGGATATGCGCCGGGCTTCCACTGGCAGAGAGGATGACCATGCACTTGATGGCTTCGTTCTTGCACTTGTTCCGGTGGAGGTTGCCGGAGGATACATTGAAGATCGATTTCGAAGAGAAGTTTGGGATTGTGATGAAGAAAGCAATTCCTCTGGTCGCAATTCCGACGCCCAAATTCTCTATTTCGGAGCTCTATGAGTAGTAATTGGAACGGCAAAAgaagtatattattattt from Malania oleifera isolate guangnan ecotype guangnan chromosome 9, ASM2987363v1, whole genome shotgun sequence carries:
- the LOC131164270 gene encoding labd-13Z-ene-9,15,16-triol synthase, chloroplastic-like, which produces MLGSIRAEFGSNINDVVPQVIIGVISVTLLSLIWLLPKKPKKTQTAPLPPGPYGLPLLGYIPFLDTHLCRCFTNLAAAHGPIFKLWLGTKMCVVVNSPEMMREVMRDQDQTFANRDPTISQRIFSHDGNDIAFAPYGADWRLLRKVFVRELLSNANLDDSYALRRREVRNAARTVYGKAGAPVDIGELAFLTSFDAVTSMLWGGTLGAEEGKSFGSEFRQVVMAIVGLVTKPNVSDFFPALARLDLQGIEKEMRKIMSHIDRIFDFALDRRVKMGMGKRREGNGEEDGGKDFLQFLVELREKERATGESITLMQTKAMLWDIVAAGTDTTATTVEWAMAEVMNHPEILQKLHEELANVVGPNNAVEEAHLSKLTYLNAVVKETLRLHPAFPFLIPHSPSETTVVGGYTIPKGTRVFINVWAVQRDPKIWPDPLEFRPDRFLGSDAGRMDYLGKNYHYLPFGSGRRICAGLPLAERMTMHLMASFLHLFRWRLPEDTLKIDFEEKFGIVMKKAIPLVAIPTPKFSISELYE